In Calditerricola satsumensis, one genomic interval encodes:
- a CDS encoding methyl-accepting chemotaxis protein, whose amino-acid sequence MAKPEHKVISLHPQSDARSASQEPPAKAPSPHRAGASSPSTVPKDVRQRYRFSLKRKLVLGVVLFSAVTYGTSAFFLFVLDDFFTRFLGAEGFTVLTLFLGVVWMGIFGYAAAGRIVRPLNALDASARTAATGDLRVTVDVPASRDEVQTLAASFAQMVDNLRQMVGNVARFASETEQRVDAVGRKVQDVAEQADVISRNVEEIARGAEQVAQAIQRAAEAVDAVARMAQESEEKANDAKEQAEAMRRTLDETGNAVRQLVQGLQTLALAGKQVAAEIERLQERSRAIAGITDIVGELARQTNLLALNASIEAARAGEQGRGFAVVAHEVRKLAERSAQAVQEIHANIRQVQEAIDRFAEQIAQTSVQAAEEASRGESAVVALQRMEETVRSVAASVEAIAGFATQQAQRVQDVYRDVQEVAAVAEETSAGTQEVAATIQHQTGLIQEVADEADAMRKEAYRLKEEVKRFRLS is encoded by the coding sequence ATGGCAAAGCCGGAGCACAAGGTGATTTCCCTTCACCCTCAATCGGATGCGCGTTCCGCATCGCAAGAGCCGCCGGCGAAGGCGCCATCGCCGCATCGGGCGGGGGCATCGTCGCCGTCCACCGTACCGAAAGACGTTCGGCAGCGGTACCGGTTCAGCCTCAAGCGCAAGCTGGTGCTGGGCGTCGTGCTGTTTTCCGCCGTGACCTACGGAACGAGCGCGTTTTTCCTCTTCGTCCTGGACGACTTCTTCACCCGCTTCCTGGGCGCCGAAGGGTTTACCGTGCTCACCCTGTTTCTGGGCGTGGTGTGGATGGGCATTTTCGGCTATGCGGCCGCCGGACGCATCGTCCGCCCACTCAACGCCCTGGATGCCTCGGCGCGAACGGCGGCGACCGGCGATCTGCGCGTGACGGTGGACGTACCCGCGTCCCGTGACGAGGTGCAGACGCTGGCGGCGTCCTTTGCCCAGATGGTGGACAACCTGCGCCAGATGGTGGGCAATGTGGCGCGGTTTGCCTCCGAAACGGAGCAGCGCGTGGATGCGGTGGGGCGGAAGGTGCAGGACGTGGCCGAACAGGCCGACGTCATCAGCCGCAACGTGGAGGAGATCGCCCGCGGGGCGGAGCAGGTGGCCCAAGCGATTCAGCGCGCAGCGGAGGCGGTGGATGCGGTGGCGCGCATGGCGCAGGAGTCGGAGGAGAAGGCCAACGACGCGAAAGAGCAGGCCGAGGCCATGCGGCGCACGCTTGACGAAACGGGAAACGCGGTGCGCCAACTGGTGCAGGGGTTGCAGACGCTCGCCCTGGCCGGCAAGCAAGTGGCCGCGGAGATTGAACGCTTGCAAGAGCGGTCGCGGGCCATCGCCGGGATTACCGACATCGTCGGCGAGTTGGCGCGGCAAACCAATCTGCTGGCGCTGAACGCGTCGATCGAAGCGGCCCGTGCCGGGGAGCAGGGGCGGGGGTTTGCCGTTGTGGCCCACGAGGTGCGCAAGCTGGCCGAGCGGAGCGCCCAGGCGGTACAGGAGATCCACGCCAACATCCGCCAGGTGCAGGAGGCCATCGACCGGTTTGCGGAACAGATCGCCCAGACGTCGGTCCAAGCCGCGGAAGAAGCCAGCCGCGGGGAGTCGGCCGTCGTGGCCCTGCAGCGGATGGAGGAGACCGTGCGCAGCGTGGCGGCATCGGTGGAAGCCATCGCCGGTTTTGCCACGCAGCAGGCCCAGCGCGTCCAGGATGTTTACCGCGACGTGCAGGAGGTGGCGGCGGTGGCCGAGGAGACCTCAGCCGGGACGCAGGAAGTGGCGGCGACCATCCAGCACCAGACCGGCCTGATCCAAGAAGTGGCCGACGAGGCGGACGCCATGCGCAAGGAAGCGTATCGGCTGAAGGAAGAGGTCAAGCGCTTCCGGCTGTCGTAA